The genomic segment GAGGAGTGGGCCCGACGAATCACCGAGGCCGAACTGCTGACCGCGATGACGCCGGAGGAGCTCTTCTCCGAGGCGACCGCCGTCTACGACAACTACGTCGAGGTGCTCGAAACCGGCAGCGTCGAGGCGCTGCAGGCCTACGCCCGCGACCTGTCCGAGCGCATCATCCCCCGAGGGGTGGAAACCGACGAGGTTCTCGGCATCGTGCTGCTGCTGCGAGACGTGCTGGCGCGCTCGCTGTTCGAGAAGTATCAGACCGAGTTCGAGATGCTCAACCGGGTGCTGGACGCCTACGAACCGGCCGCCAACCGTATCGCCAACACCGTCGGTGTGTCCTTCGTGCAGGAGCGCGAGCGCATCATCCGCCAGCAGCAGGAGGCGATCCGCGAGCTGTCCACGCCGGTGCTGCAGGTGCGCGAACAGTTGCTGATTCTGCCGATCATCGGTGTCCTGGACAGCCAGCGGGCCCGCCAGGTTACCGAGCAGCTGCTGAGAGCCATCCGCGCCAACCGCGCGAAAGTCGTCGTCATCGACATCACCGGTGTGCCGACCATCGACTCCACCGTGGCCAACCACCTGGTGCAGACGGTGGATGCGTCCGGCCTGATGGGCGCCAGCGTGATCATCACCGGTCTGTCCTCGGAGATCGCCCTGACGCTGGTGACGATCGGCCTGGATCTGTCCAAGATGAATGCCGTCGGTGACCTGCAGGGTGGTATCGAGGAGGCCGAGCGCCTGCTCGGCTACGAAGTCACACGCACCGGCGAGCTGACCGGGTGAGCACGACCGACACGGGCCCCGTATGCCAGTACCCATCCTGAAACAAGGC from the Mycobacterium lentiflavum genome contains:
- a CDS encoding STAS domain-containing protein; this translates as MSDSSSTGTTASVSSEGLLPQLVQHLRQNRTVLREEWARRITEAELLTAMTPEELFSEATAVYDNYVEVLETGSVEALQAYARDLSERIIPRGVETDEVLGIVLLLRDVLARSLFEKYQTEFEMLNRVLDAYEPAANRIANTVGVSFVQERERIIRQQQEAIRELSTPVLQVREQLLILPIIGVLDSQRARQVTEQLLRAIRANRAKVVVIDITGVPTIDSTVANHLVQTVDASGLMGASVIITGLSSEIALTLVTIGLDLSKMNAVGDLQGGIEEAERLLGYEVTRTGELTG